The following proteins are co-located in the Rheinheimera salexigens genome:
- a CDS encoding SPOR domain-containing protein produces MAHKDYVKTNRAKPKASQRKPTKRGKAKPATTPIPWLVVVLAIFIVCGFGYFLWYLNQQPAVEVTPIPAKSAVTAPKTASKVVPKGDPLPEKPTSEPYQYIKELENKEVKVDVTEQAAAGPYQMQCGSFRQQNQAETMKAKIAFSGFTAAVRRSEGSNGIWYRVVLGPYESKRQATADRNRLRQQNINTCQIWNWS; encoded by the coding sequence ATGGCACATAAAGACTATGTAAAAACCAACCGAGCCAAACCAAAAGCCAGTCAACGTAAACCGACTAAGCGCGGCAAAGCTAAACCGGCAACAACCCCTATACCTTGGCTAGTAGTCGTATTGGCGATATTCATTGTCTGTGGTTTTGGTTATTTTTTATGGTATTTAAATCAACAGCCTGCAGTAGAAGTAACGCCTATTCCGGCAAAGTCTGCTGTCACCGCACCGAAAACTGCTTCTAAAGTAGTGCCAAAAGGTGATCCTCTGCCAGAAAAGCCGACTTCTGAACCGTATCAATATATTAAAGAGTTAGAAAATAAAGAAGTTAAGGTCGACGTTACAGAACAAGCAGCCGCTGGCCCTTATCAAATGCAGTGTGGTTCTTTTAGGCAACAAAATCAGGCCGAAACCATGAAAGCTAAAATTGCTTTTTCTGGTTTTACCGCAGCAGTGCGCCGCTCTGAAGGCAGTAATGGTATTTGGTATCGAGTGGTCTTAGGGCCTTATGAATCGAAACGGCAAGCAACGGCAGATCGTAACCGTTTACGTCAACAGAATATTAATACCTGCCAGATTTGGAACTGGTCTTGA
- the priA gene encoding primosomal protein N', with amino-acid sequence MIVIRVALPVPLRQHFDYLVAKHLVPAVGCRVLVPFGSRQLVGIVWQVAPDNSFAINKLKTVINVIDQQPVLPPLLRNLLSFAAEYYHYPLGEVLISALPALLREGRNLADYQPLAYRLTPAGKILESSVLRRAKQQHALWQALQQSDLTESMLLQQFSRAILNQLLKKELVAAYPVPPVPFAAPDSLAKGLQLTPNQALAVTAINQAKGRFERFLIEGVTGSGKTEVYLQCIAGLLMTQQQVLVIVPEIGLTPQTLARFQARFDLPILCWHSALTDSERLHCWQQAATGAAAIIIGTRSALFLPFMKLGLIIIDEEHDQSLKQQDGFSYHARDLAIKRAALEHCPIVLGSATPSLESLYNADSQRFIHLDLPDRATGHKLPQFKLVDLKQQVLQFGLADISLAHIRKQLSLGQQVMLFLNRRGFAPALSCQECGWLTECHRCSAFTTYHKQSRQLICHHCGASKAIPRQCGDCGSTQLIPLGQGTEQLEQNLQTLFPDTAITRLDRDSTRRKGALHSALDDIHSPGARLIVGTQMLAKGHHFPNVSLVVIVDVDGALYSSDFRAPEQLAQLLTQVAGRAGRGGSQGTVLLQTQYPEHSLLQDIIQNGYAAFARSALLERKHTQLPPYQYLALFRAEAHDTNHCQQWLTQLADLVHNMPQLQLLGPIPSPLERRAGKYRWQLQLYSINRTVLHNALDTLLAQLLSWPLTRKVKWQLDVDPIDLS; translated from the coding sequence GTGATTGTAATTCGGGTTGCCCTACCAGTACCGCTAAGACAGCATTTTGACTACCTTGTTGCTAAGCATTTAGTGCCCGCTGTTGGCTGTCGAGTACTAGTGCCTTTTGGCTCTAGACAGCTGGTGGGTATTGTCTGGCAAGTCGCACCCGATAACAGCTTTGCTATTAACAAACTTAAAACTGTTATTAATGTTATTGATCAACAACCGGTTTTGCCACCGTTACTGCGTAATCTATTAAGCTTTGCTGCAGAATATTATCATTATCCTTTAGGCGAAGTGCTGATCAGCGCGTTGCCGGCATTATTACGTGAAGGCCGCAACTTAGCCGATTATCAACCGTTAGCTTATCGATTAACTCCAGCAGGCAAAATACTGGAAAGCAGTGTATTGCGCCGAGCCAAACAACAACATGCCTTATGGCAAGCATTACAGCAATCAGATTTAACCGAATCTATGCTATTACAACAATTTAGTCGGGCTATTTTAAATCAACTGCTAAAAAAAGAACTGGTTGCAGCCTACCCCGTGCCGCCAGTGCCCTTTGCTGCGCCTGACAGCTTAGCCAAGGGTTTACAGCTAACCCCTAATCAAGCACTGGCCGTCACTGCTATTAATCAAGCCAAGGGCCGTTTTGAGCGCTTTTTAATTGAAGGTGTAACGGGCTCGGGTAAAACAGAAGTGTATTTGCAATGCATTGCTGGACTGCTAATGACACAACAGCAAGTGTTAGTGATAGTGCCTGAAATTGGCTTAACCCCACAAACCTTAGCCCGGTTTCAAGCCCGATTTGATTTACCCATTTTATGTTGGCATTCGGCTTTAACCGACAGTGAACGGCTGCATTGTTGGCAACAAGCAGCAACGGGTGCAGCCGCCATCATTATTGGTACCCGTTCGGCATTGTTTTTACCGTTTATGAAATTAGGCTTAATCATCATTGATGAAGAACATGACCAATCTTTAAAACAGCAAGATGGTTTTAGCTATCATGCCCGTGACTTAGCCATTAAACGCGCAGCGTTAGAGCACTGCCCTATCGTATTAGGCTCAGCCACACCTAGCTTAGAAAGCTTATATAACGCAGACAGCCAGCGCTTTATTCATCTTGATTTGCCCGACAGAGCAACAGGCCATAAGTTACCGCAATTTAAATTAGTCGATTTAAAACAACAAGTGTTGCAGTTTGGTTTAGCCGATATCAGCTTAGCGCATATTCGTAAGCAATTAAGTCTAGGCCAACAAGTAATGCTGTTCCTTAATCGGCGCGGCTTTGCGCCAGCGCTTAGCTGTCAAGAATGCGGCTGGTTAACAGAATGTCATCGCTGTAGTGCTTTTACTACCTATCACAAACAAAGCCGCCAGCTTATTTGTCATCATTGTGGTGCCAGCAAAGCCATACCAAGACAATGTGGCGATTGTGGCAGCACTCAACTGATACCGTTAGGCCAAGGCACCGAACAATTAGAGCAAAACTTACAAACATTATTTCCGGATACGGCCATTACACGGCTGGATCGGGATAGCACTCGGCGCAAAGGCGCCTTACACAGTGCCTTAGATGATATCCATAGCCCAGGTGCCCGCTTAATTGTTGGCACCCAAATGTTGGCTAAAGGCCACCATTTCCCTAATGTGAGTTTAGTGGTTATCGTGGATGTCGACGGTGCCTTATATAGCAGTGATTTTCGTGCCCCAGAGCAGCTTGCTCAGCTGCTAACACAAGTGGCAGGCCGAGCGGGTCGAGGTGGTAGCCAAGGTACAGTTTTATTGCAAACCCAGTATCCTGAGCACAGCTTATTGCAAGATATCATTCAAAATGGCTATGCCGCCTTTGCCCGTTCAGCTTTACTTGAACGTAAACATACCCAATTACCGCCGTATCAATATTTAGCGCTGTTTAGGGCTGAAGCACACGATACTAACCATTGCCAACAATGGCTGACTCAGTTAGCAGATTTAGTCCATAACATGCCGCAGTTGCAATTATTAGGACCTATCCCCTCGCCTTTAGAGCGTAGAGCCGGTAAATATCGTTGGCAACTGCAGTTGTACAGCATAAATCGGACGGTATTACATAACGCATTAGATACTTTATTAGCTCAATTATTGTCGTGGCCGTTAACCCGTAAAGTGAAATGGCAATTAGATGTCGACCCAATTGATCTTAGCTAA
- the rpmE gene encoding 50S ribosomal protein L31 has protein sequence MKSGIHPEYKEITATCTCGNAFKTKSALCKDIHLDVCSACHPFYTGKQKVLDVGGRVDRFKKRFSVLGNR, from the coding sequence ATGAAATCAGGTATTCATCCAGAATATAAAGAAATTACTGCAACTTGTACTTGTGGTAATGCTTTCAAAACAAAATCAGCACTGTGCAAAGACATTCACTTAGACGTATGTTCTGCATGTCACCCGTTTTACACTGGTAAGCAAAAAGTGTTAGATGTTGGCGGCCGCGTTGATCGCTTCAAAAAGCGTTTCTCTGTATTGGGCAACCGTTAA
- a CDS encoding malic enzyme-like NAD(P)-binding protein, with product MSDFTEQALRYHAEPRPGKIGIEITKPAETVTDLALAYSPGVAAPVREIAKDADNVYKYTAKGNLVAVITNGTAILGLGNLGPMASKPVMEGKSLLFKRFANIDSIDIEVTHRTTEEFINTVANIADTFGGINLEDIKAPECFEIEKELIKRCNIPVFHDDQHGTAIVTAAGLLNALEIQGKDISTATIVCMGAGAAAIACMELLIKCGAQREYIYMLDTKGVIHTRREDLNKYKTLFANNTDKRTLLDAIEDADVFVGVSGPNVLSAEALSLMAANPVVFACSNPDPEIEPELAHATRDDLIMATGRSDYPNQVNNVLCFPFIFRGALDVRASEINAEMKIAAVEAIRQIAKESVPDAVLKASNVDKLEFGKTYIIPKPMDPRLLSRVAKAVAQAAIDSGVARLPMPEQYME from the coding sequence ATGTCAGACTTCACAGAACAAGCGTTACGCTATCATGCCGAACCTAGACCAGGCAAAATAGGCATCGAGATTACTAAGCCCGCTGAAACAGTGACAGATTTAGCGCTCGCTTATAGTCCTGGCGTAGCCGCCCCTGTGCGTGAGATCGCAAAAGATGCCGATAATGTGTATAAATACACGGCCAAGGGCAATTTAGTGGCCGTTATTACTAATGGCACAGCGATTTTAGGTTTAGGTAATTTAGGCCCTATGGCTTCTAAACCGGTTATGGAAGGTAAGTCATTATTATTTAAGCGCTTTGCTAATATCGATTCTATTGATATCGAAGTCACTCACCGCACGACAGAAGAGTTTATTAATACTGTTGCCAATATTGCCGATACCTTTGGCGGTATTAACTTAGAAGATATTAAAGCGCCAGAATGTTTTGAAATTGAAAAAGAGTTGATTAAGCGCTGTAATATTCCGGTGTTTCATGATGATCAACACGGTACTGCTATTGTAACTGCTGCCGGTTTATTGAATGCGTTAGAAATTCAAGGTAAAGATATTAGTACTGCAACCATTGTTTGTATGGGCGCAGGAGCGGCAGCCATCGCTTGTATGGAGTTGCTAATAAAATGTGGTGCGCAGCGCGAATATATTTATATGTTAGACACTAAAGGTGTTATTCACACTCGTCGTGAAGATTTAAACAAGTATAAAACCTTATTTGCTAATAATACCGATAAACGCACTTTGCTTGATGCTATTGAAGATGCTGATGTTTTTGTAGGTGTGTCTGGCCCTAATGTCTTATCAGCGGAAGCCTTATCGTTAATGGCGGCGAATCCAGTGGTGTTTGCTTGCTCGAACCCGGATCCGGAGATTGAACCTGAATTAGCGCATGCCACAAGAGATGATTTGATAATGGCGACAGGTCGCTCTGATTACCCGAATCAAGTTAATAATGTGCTGTGTTTCCCGTTTATTTTCCGCGGTGCTTTAGATGTTCGAGCCAGTGAAATAAATGCTGAAATGAAGATTGCTGCGGTAGAGGCTATTCGCCAAATAGCTAAAGAGTCTGTACCTGACGCGGTATTAAAAGCCTCTAACGTAGATAAATTAGAGTTTGGTAAAACCTATATTATACCAAAACCAATGGATCCGCGGTTATTATCACGAGTTGCTAAAGCGGTTGCTCAAGCGGCTATTGATTCTGGTGTGGCACGTTTGCCTATGCCAGAGCAATACATGGAATAA